A single Oryctolagus cuniculus chromosome 18, mOryCun1.1, whole genome shotgun sequence DNA region contains:
- the DPEP2NB gene encoding DPEP2 neighbor protein translates to MMPLQKFPYHFSSRYQPVWLPMTVSEQILYIHPNLSCVPWEGSAAAVVPPTSLPVCGLSHIFYRGCRETQVGWDGETYCLVCGFQVYGDASLAKSRTEKPLLCWASKRPQALAELDKVLSCSVPKTWHLRRVGIRSVHRSLLAEPFVEDKCLTALDA, encoded by the exons ATGATGCCCTTGCAGAAATTTCCCTACCATTTCTCTTCTAGATACCAACCTGTGTGGTTGCCTATGACAGTGTCTGAGCAGATCTTGTATATTCACCCTAACTTGTCCTGTgtcccctgggagggcagtgcagcGG CAGTTGTGCCTCCCACTTCTCTTCCTGTTTGTGGCCTCTCCCATATCTTCTACCGAGGATGTAGAGAAACGCAGGTAGGCTGGGACGGGGAGACATACTGCCTGGTTTGTGGCTTCCAGGTCTATGGTGATGCTTCTTTAGCAAAGTCAAGAACAGAGAAGCCACTCCTGTGTTGGGCTTCCAAGAGACCTCAAGCTCTGGCAGAGTTGGACAAAGTCCTGAGTTGCTCTGTCCCCAAAACTTGGCACTTGCGGCGTGTGGGAATAAGATCAGTCCACAGAAGCTTGTTGGCCGAGCCCTTCGTGGAGGACAAATGTCTAACTGCCTTAGATGCTTAA